A genomic window from Rhodococcus sp. KBS0724 includes:
- a CDS encoding transcriptional regulator, giving the protein MAREQAVYGNPWVAVRPGDDVAVLARRLSSAHQSFIDAHDGPGTDDSRVRSVVLESWMRSRNNGVDPDVVGAPAMLEGLDLESYRSSHPMSLIRPVVRKLLVEDAAETGLLIAISDAHGRLLWVEGDSAAKDRALSMNFVEGADWSEDRVGTNAPGTALALDHSVQIFGSEHFNRTVHDWSCSAAPVHDPTTGQILGAIDITGGPRVAVPEVLSLIRATVAAAESELRFHLLNSPIPLTASAPRLETFGGGRPTLVRGGERIPISQRHAEILLLLSEHPEGLSADHLAVLLDEGELDGVTIRAEMSRLRKVFGADRLASRPYRIITEFATDVDDVRKALDRGDAATAMRLYSGPVLSGSTAPGIDAIRDELRTRVQAALLRGDDATLLAKWTTSVHGREDSVVWEAYLSTLDPQSALYSQVKAKIDLLDRQLGL; this is encoded by the coding sequence ATGGCACGTGAACAGGCTGTGTACGGCAACCCGTGGGTAGCGGTGCGGCCCGGAGACGACGTAGCGGTGCTGGCACGTCGACTGTCGAGTGCCCATCAGTCTTTCATCGACGCCCACGACGGGCCCGGCACGGACGATTCACGCGTGCGGTCTGTTGTGCTCGAATCCTGGATGCGTAGCAGAAACAACGGTGTCGATCCTGACGTCGTCGGCGCTCCGGCGATGCTCGAAGGGCTCGATCTCGAAAGTTATCGCTCGTCGCATCCCATGTCTCTCATTCGTCCTGTGGTTCGAAAACTGCTGGTAGAGGACGCAGCCGAAACCGGCCTGTTGATCGCGATCAGCGATGCGCACGGCCGGTTGCTGTGGGTGGAGGGCGATAGTGCCGCCAAGGACCGCGCACTGTCGATGAATTTTGTCGAAGGCGCGGACTGGAGTGAAGATCGCGTCGGCACCAATGCTCCGGGGACGGCACTGGCGCTCGATCACTCGGTGCAGATTTTCGGTTCGGAACATTTCAATCGGACCGTGCATGACTGGAGTTGTTCGGCGGCGCCCGTCCACGATCCCACCACCGGACAGATTCTCGGCGCGATCGACATCACCGGTGGCCCCCGGGTTGCCGTCCCCGAAGTGTTGTCGTTGATTCGTGCAACGGTGGCCGCAGCTGAATCGGAATTGCGGTTCCACCTGCTCAATTCGCCGATCCCGCTCACTGCCTCGGCTCCGAGGCTGGAGACGTTCGGCGGCGGACGGCCAACTCTCGTCCGCGGCGGTGAGCGGATTCCGATCTCACAACGCCACGCCGAAATCTTGCTTCTGCTCTCCGAACATCCAGAAGGGCTCAGTGCCGATCACCTGGCCGTTCTCCTCGATGAAGGTGAGCTGGACGGTGTCACCATTCGCGCCGAGATGTCTCGCCTTCGCAAGGTTTTCGGCGCCGATCGGCTGGCGTCGAGGCCCTATCGCATCATCACCGAGTTCGCCACGGACGTCGACGACGTCCGCAAGGCACTGGACCGTGGGGACGCGGCGACAGCCATGCGCTTGTATTCCGGCCCGGTCCTGAGCGGTTCCACCGCTCCGGGTATCGACGCAATCCGGGACGAATTGCGCACTCGGGTTCAGGCCGCACTGCTGCGCGGCGACGACGCCACCCTTCTTGCCAAGTGGACCACCTCCGTCCATGGCCGGGAGGATTCCGTCGTCTGGGAGGCGTACCTGTCGACGCTCGACCCGCAATCTGCTCTGTATTCGCAGGTCAAGGCCAAAATTGATCTGCTGGACCGGCAGCTCGGTCTCTGA
- the mftG gene encoding mycofactocin system GMC family oxidoreductase MftG yields the protein MSVTDHADFVVVGGGTTGCVIASRLSEDPAAQVLLLEAGSGYRSTVDLPGVLDDPYLLPVGPKSEHTWTYPVELTPSRLTTVSRGRTLGGSGAVNGAYFARATRADFDLWPDSWSYEKVLPYFRKSETDHDFGGPYHGDSGPIPVRRRRRDEMHPLSSRFHDAALSAGFPEDADKNAPDSDGVGPVPLNIFDHRRISTAVGYLLPAMKRRNLTVDVGVTVLRIVFSGTRAVGVDVLDGTGVRRIHGRHIVVCSGAVATPLLLLNSGIGSADQLVAHDVPVVVDLPGVGQGFVDHPEVLLPYQYSVPETLRPQTPVLEMTLNDADLEIRPYTASFTDLVPGIPQMDHGIGVVLMAPHSRGTVELDPKAPGGSPRIRYNYVESAHDRQVVRRGMQIAEDLLETIAKTGMIRRPEIEYSDEWIESRLGTSLHMSGSCVMGSEFDPGAVVDDRCSVLGVDALSIVDTSIMPVIPTRGPHATAVMVAERASELVRDAARS from the coding sequence GTGAGCGTTACGGATCACGCAGACTTCGTTGTGGTCGGTGGCGGCACCACGGGGTGTGTGATTGCGTCCAGGCTCAGCGAGGACCCGGCCGCGCAGGTGCTACTTCTCGAGGCGGGAAGTGGGTATCGTTCGACGGTTGATCTTCCGGGTGTTCTCGATGATCCGTACCTGCTACCGGTGGGGCCGAAGAGTGAACACACCTGGACGTATCCGGTCGAGTTGACGCCGAGTCGACTTACCACCGTCTCGCGTGGACGAACTCTCGGTGGCAGCGGCGCGGTAAATGGTGCGTACTTCGCGAGGGCAACGCGCGCAGACTTTGACCTCTGGCCCGATTCCTGGAGCTACGAGAAGGTACTGCCGTATTTTCGGAAGTCGGAGACCGATCACGATTTCGGCGGGCCTTACCACGGCGACAGTGGTCCAATTCCGGTCCGTCGGCGCCGCCGCGACGAGATGCATCCACTCAGCAGTCGGTTCCACGACGCGGCACTCTCGGCTGGTTTCCCCGAGGACGCAGACAAGAATGCGCCGGATTCGGACGGCGTCGGGCCAGTCCCACTGAATATCTTCGACCATCGTCGTATCAGTACTGCGGTCGGTTACCTGCTACCGGCGATGAAGCGTCGCAATCTCACCGTCGATGTCGGTGTCACCGTCCTGCGAATCGTGTTCTCGGGGACGCGGGCCGTAGGAGTCGATGTTCTCGACGGCACCGGGGTGCGGCGTATCCACGGACGTCACATCGTGGTGTGCTCCGGCGCGGTGGCCACTCCGCTCCTGCTCCTGAACTCAGGCATCGGATCGGCTGATCAGCTTGTGGCTCACGATGTTCCGGTTGTTGTCGACCTTCCGGGAGTGGGGCAGGGTTTTGTCGATCATCCGGAAGTGCTACTGCCTTATCAATATTCGGTTCCGGAGACTCTGCGACCGCAGACCCCGGTGCTGGAGATGACTCTCAACGACGCGGACCTCGAAATCCGGCCCTATACAGCGTCGTTCACCGATCTGGTGCCCGGGATTCCACAGATGGACCATGGGATCGGAGTGGTACTGATGGCGCCGCACAGCCGAGGAACCGTCGAACTCGATCCGAAGGCGCCGGGTGGTTCGCCGAGGATCCGATACAACTACGTCGAGTCCGCGCACGATCGACAAGTCGTCAGGAGGGGGATGCAGATCGCCGAGGACCTGCTCGAGACTATTGCAAAGACCGGGATGATCCGGCGGCCCGAGATCGAGTATTCGGACGAGTGGATCGAATCGCGGTTGGGCACGTCACTACACATGTCGGGTAGTTGCGTCATGGGTTCGGAGTTCGATCCGGGAGCGGTTGTCGACGATCGATGCAGCGTTCTCGGAGTCGACGCACTCAGTATTGTCGACACATCGATCATGCCGGTGATTCCCACCCGCGGGCCCCATGCAACTGCGGTGATGGTGGCCGAGCGAGCCAGTGAATTGGTGCGTGACGCTGCGCGATCGTAA
- the mftF gene encoding mycofactocin biosynthesis glycosyltransferase MftF (Members of this protein family, MftF, are glycosyltransferases, members of PF00535 (glycosyl transferase family 2). The encoding gene is found as part of the mycofactocin cassette, in Mycobacterium tuberculosis, many other Actinobacteria, and occasional members of other lineages. Mycofactocin itself, a putative redox carrier, is a heavily modified derivative of the C-terminal Val-Tyr dipeptide of the mycofactocin precursor MftA (TIGR03969).): MRPARLPDGFGIRLDPKVRTYSGGRVLIGGSPTRMLKLAPTAAAMIGDGFLEVVDQQSAAVARHLLDSGVANPRPMSTPSASDVTVVIPVKDNVAGIERLLPVLKDLAVIVVDDGSEVPLDPRRDYPGTGTVTVVRHEHARGPSSARNTGLRSAQTRFVAFLDSDVIPRAGWLELMLGHFSDPGVALVAPRIVALDPYGTALARYESMRSSLDLGRKEAAVKSGSPVSYVPSAAMIVRRDVALDCEGFDENLEVAEDVDFCWRLQSAGWRLRYEPVANVAHDHRVQFGKWFSRRAFYGTGAAPLAARHPGSVPPMAMSVSTLFACVAAATLTKSGLAGALGALLFTVFRLRKMFTGLKQPTRIAAILTAQGFVGGFWQLASAMCRHYWPVTLLAVITSRKIRRLALAAAVSEGLVDWYRHREEGGLGPVRYVLFKRADDVAYGFGLWRGAIEAQDPAALKPRITK; this comes from the coding sequence ATGCGACCCGCACGACTCCCCGACGGCTTCGGCATTCGGTTGGATCCCAAAGTTCGCACGTACTCGGGTGGCCGCGTGCTCATCGGTGGTTCGCCGACGCGCATGCTCAAGCTGGCTCCGACTGCAGCTGCGATGATCGGCGACGGCTTCCTCGAGGTTGTCGATCAGCAGAGCGCTGCGGTGGCGCGCCATCTGCTCGATTCCGGTGTTGCGAATCCTCGGCCGATGTCGACTCCGTCGGCTTCCGACGTCACCGTCGTGATTCCGGTGAAGGACAACGTTGCCGGGATCGAGCGGTTGTTGCCGGTTCTCAAGGATCTGGCAGTGATCGTGGTCGACGACGGGTCCGAGGTTCCACTTGATCCGCGTCGGGACTACCCGGGTACGGGAACGGTCACCGTGGTCCGGCACGAGCACGCGCGTGGTCCGTCATCGGCCCGCAATACGGGATTGCGTTCGGCACAAACACGTTTCGTGGCGTTCCTCGACTCGGATGTCATTCCGCGAGCGGGCTGGCTCGAGCTGATGCTCGGTCACTTCAGTGATCCGGGTGTGGCTCTGGTGGCGCCGCGAATTGTGGCACTCGATCCGTACGGGACGGCATTGGCTCGGTACGAGAGTATGCGTTCCTCCCTGGATCTGGGGCGGAAGGAAGCAGCCGTCAAGTCCGGCAGTCCCGTGTCGTATGTACCCAGCGCGGCCATGATCGTCCGGCGCGATGTGGCTCTCGACTGTGAGGGATTCGATGAAAACCTCGAGGTGGCAGAGGACGTCGATTTCTGTTGGCGTCTCCAGTCTGCCGGTTGGCGACTGCGCTACGAACCGGTTGCCAATGTCGCCCATGATCATCGGGTTCAGTTCGGGAAGTGGTTCAGCCGACGCGCTTTCTACGGAACCGGCGCCGCGCCGCTGGCTGCGCGACATCCGGGTTCGGTGCCGCCGATGGCCATGTCGGTCTCGACGCTGTTCGCGTGTGTCGCGGCAGCAACGCTCACCAAGTCGGGGTTGGCTGGAGCGCTCGGAGCTTTACTGTTCACCGTGTTCCGATTGCGGAAGATGTTCACCGGCTTGAAGCAGCCGACGCGTATCGCGGCGATTCTGACAGCCCAAGGTTTTGTGGGCGGGTTCTGGCAATTGGCGTCGGCGATGTGCCGTCACTACTGGCCGGTGACGTTGTTGGCGGTGATCACGTCACGCAAGATCCGGCGGTTAGCTCTTGCCGCGGCAGTCAGTGAGGGGCTGGTGGATTGGTATCGCCACCGTGAAGAGGGTGGTTTGGGGCCGGTGCGGTACGTGTTGTTCAAACGAGCCGATGACGTCGCTTACGGATTCGGCCTGTGGCGTGGTGCGATCGAGGCGCAGGATCCTGCGGCTTTGAAGCCTCGAATCACCAAGTGA
- the mftE gene encoding mycofactocin biosynthesis peptidyl-dipeptidase MftE: MTETRDLSAIPSPRLEGSAHTVVVPVGSFEQHGPHLPLDTDTRIARAVSNELPGVVVAPALEYGASGEHEGFAGTISIGAEVMEMVVVEYGRSACRWAGRVLFVSGHGGNGPALAKAVALLRYEGRDAAWVPCAIPGADAHAGKTETSLLLHLSPECVDMNVAEVGNISPIADLMPGLRSGGMVAVSDNGVLGDPVQASAVDGARIFDELVQRVTDGLARWNPGPDGRLR; this comes from the coding sequence ATGACCGAAACCCGTGATCTGTCCGCTATCCCGAGCCCCCGGCTCGAGGGGTCTGCGCACACCGTCGTGGTTCCGGTCGGTTCTTTCGAGCAGCATGGTCCGCACTTGCCGCTTGACACTGATACCCGGATTGCGAGAGCGGTGTCGAACGAGCTGCCCGGCGTTGTGGTTGCCCCGGCTCTCGAGTATGGCGCGAGCGGGGAGCACGAGGGTTTTGCCGGGACGATTTCCATCGGGGCCGAGGTCATGGAAATGGTGGTTGTCGAGTACGGGCGGTCTGCCTGTCGGTGGGCGGGGCGGGTGTTGTTTGTCAGTGGTCACGGCGGAAACGGTCCCGCGTTGGCAAAGGCTGTGGCGCTCTTGCGATACGAGGGCCGCGATGCAGCCTGGGTGCCCTGCGCGATTCCCGGGGCGGACGCTCATGCAGGCAAGACAGAAACCAGCCTCTTACTGCACCTTTCGCCTGAATGTGTGGACATGAACGTGGCGGAGGTCGGAAATATTTCTCCTATCGCAGACCTGATGCCAGGATTGCGTTCGGGCGGTATGGTCGCTGTGTCGGATAACGGTGTTCTGGGCGATCCAGTTCAGGCAAGTGCCGTGGACGGCGCGCGCATTTTCGACGAGTTGGTGCAACGCGTGACGGATGGACTGGCCCGGTGGAATCCGGGCCCGGATGGGAGGCTTCGGTGA
- a CDS encoding HNH endonuclease signature motif containing protein → MNSREAWQYDGEGLKTEILDLARARHEIASRMIVMITEMFTRDTLGGRGFRAIAQWLHQSTNLEIGECSQLVGLARLFMLEPVVGQSFHNGDIDASKARQVAHFCQHPPKNMSLVDVEKARDILLTLASKKVTDCDSVRAAIRRIQKQYGNRADGIPAGEDSELNEFYASRGLYGRVSVKGDLDAVNGARLIALLSALSAPTPEKDGVKDERTPALRRADGFCELLRRYEAAGLGPVEGGVKPHLTITATAKDLTDLQVLKDLLPSTEELGYAITNWAGPISLDTARMLACDCEVTRILLDDNGVPLNHGMKARLATVPQRRALTVRDGGCAFPGCGTPPGWCDAHHLIHWLDDGPTDLDNLILLCGHHHRMMHHTEWRVDIGDDRKTRFYPPMSVDPYQVPVPGNTPPTAA, encoded by the coding sequence ATGAACAGTCGGGAAGCGTGGCAATACGACGGCGAGGGCCTCAAGACGGAGATACTCGACCTCGCCCGCGCCCGGCACGAGATAGCCTCCCGCATGATTGTGATGATCACCGAAATGTTCACTCGCGACACACTCGGCGGCCGAGGATTCCGCGCCATCGCGCAGTGGCTGCACCAGTCCACAAACCTCGAGATCGGCGAATGTAGTCAACTGGTCGGCCTGGCGCGGTTGTTCATGCTCGAACCTGTTGTCGGGCAATCCTTTCACAACGGCGATATCGATGCGTCGAAGGCGCGTCAGGTAGCGCACTTCTGCCAGCACCCACCCAAGAACATGAGCCTCGTCGACGTCGAGAAGGCCCGCGACATCCTCCTGACCCTCGCCTCCAAAAAGGTTACCGACTGCGATTCCGTCCGCGCGGCCATCCGGCGGATCCAGAAACAGTACGGCAACCGCGCCGACGGCATACCCGCCGGTGAAGACTCCGAACTCAACGAGTTCTACGCTTCCCGTGGCCTGTACGGGCGAGTCAGCGTCAAAGGTGACCTCGACGCCGTCAACGGTGCCCGCCTCATCGCGCTACTGTCCGCCCTGTCGGCGCCCACCCCGGAGAAAGACGGCGTGAAAGACGAACGCACCCCGGCACTTCGACGCGCCGACGGATTTTGTGAACTGCTGCGCCGCTACGAAGCCGCCGGCCTCGGACCCGTCGAAGGTGGCGTCAAACCGCACCTGACGATCACCGCCACCGCAAAAGACCTCACCGATCTCCAAGTACTGAAAGACCTGTTACCCTCCACCGAAGAACTCGGCTACGCGATCACCAACTGGGCCGGCCCCATCAGCCTCGACACCGCACGCATGCTGGCCTGTGACTGCGAGGTCACCCGAATCCTTCTCGACGACAACGGTGTTCCCCTCAATCACGGCATGAAGGCGCGGCTCGCGACCGTCCCGCAGCGTCGAGCCCTCACGGTACGAGACGGCGGCTGCGCCTTTCCCGGTTGCGGAACCCCGCCAGGCTGGTGCGACGCCCATCATCTGATTCACTGGCTCGATGACGGCCCGACGGATCTCGATAATCTGATTTTGTTGTGCGGTCATCATCATCGGATGATGCATCACACCGAGTGGCGAGTCGATATCGGAGACGACCGGAAAACCCGGTTCTATCCACCGATGTCGGTAGATCCGTATCAAGTTCCCGTTCCCGGGAACACACCGCCAACAGCGGCCTGA
- a CDS encoding mycofactocin system FadH/OYE family oxidoreductase 2 yields MTPYPRLFEPLRLRDFTLRNRVVFSAHLTNYAENGLPTAQHAAYYEARARGGAGLIISEEQSTHPSDRPYEKMIAGYRPGVVEGYRRITDAVHAHGSVILAQINHNGGQGAGTYSRLPLWAPSAIADPLFREVPKAVDDSDIAEILDGFSLVARNCISGGFDGVELQASQSSIVRAFLAPSTNRRTDRYGGPAENRAQFLLEVLRVLRRAIGPDRILGVRLSGYEGTRGGIELPDAVLTAQLVEADGQVDYINTAIGMATETLHLIEASMAVPSGYANFIPSAIKEVVSLPVIGVGRFKTPEQAEQALDEGLCDLVGVVRGQIADPDFVNKARAGQSSQVRTCLSCNQECVGRMGLNRWLGCTENPRAGRESVALPLLQLKGRSVVVVGGGPAGLQAAATAAQRGHRVTLFERDAILGGQIRTACVMPVRRELGDLIRNLESECRRSGVTIELDAAVTAERLIELDPDVVVVATGARPLRPAWAGDVRRVVGVRDVLDGKMLPTGSVLVFDELGFHQGASVAEFLADRGCTVTVATNGMVVAQDLSITLDFEGWNRRAHEKSIVQRTDLMVTAVHGEGPVAVELVHHPTGVSESVIVDWVVFATQQEPVDELWKALRGSSFEVHRIGDALSPRRSHSAVIEGHRVALNI; encoded by the coding sequence ATGACACCGTATCCTCGCCTCTTCGAGCCGTTGCGCCTGCGTGATTTCACACTGCGTAACCGAGTGGTGTTCTCTGCGCACCTGACCAACTACGCCGAGAACGGGTTGCCGACAGCGCAGCACGCCGCCTATTACGAGGCGAGGGCGCGGGGTGGGGCCGGGTTGATCATCAGCGAGGAACAGTCGACGCACCCGTCGGATCGACCGTACGAAAAGATGATTGCCGGGTACCGACCCGGAGTGGTCGAGGGTTATCGACGGATCACCGATGCCGTGCACGCGCACGGATCGGTGATCCTCGCGCAGATCAATCACAACGGCGGGCAGGGCGCCGGCACGTATTCGAGGCTCCCACTCTGGGCGCCCAGTGCTATTGCCGATCCACTGTTCCGCGAAGTCCCCAAAGCTGTTGACGACAGCGATATCGCGGAGATTCTCGACGGTTTCTCTTTAGTCGCGCGTAACTGCATCTCCGGCGGATTCGACGGCGTCGAGTTGCAGGCGTCGCAGTCGTCGATTGTCCGAGCGTTCTTGGCGCCGTCGACAAACCGCCGCACGGATCGATACGGCGGTCCCGCCGAGAATCGTGCCCAGTTCCTCCTGGAAGTTTTGCGAGTTCTTCGCCGCGCCATTGGCCCTGATCGGATACTCGGAGTTCGGCTGAGCGGTTACGAAGGAACCCGAGGTGGTATCGAGTTGCCGGACGCGGTGTTGACTGCGCAGTTGGTGGAAGCCGACGGTCAGGTCGACTACATCAACACCGCTATCGGAATGGCCACAGAGACTTTGCATTTGATCGAGGCATCGATGGCAGTGCCGAGTGGTTACGCGAACTTCATTCCATCGGCGATCAAGGAAGTTGTCTCGCTCCCCGTGATCGGTGTCGGCCGATTCAAGACACCGGAGCAAGCTGAGCAGGCGTTGGACGAGGGTCTATGCGATCTCGTGGGAGTGGTGCGCGGTCAGATCGCGGACCCGGATTTTGTGAACAAGGCACGCGCAGGCCAGTCGTCACAGGTGCGAACCTGCCTGTCCTGCAATCAGGAATGCGTCGGACGGATGGGACTCAACCGTTGGTTGGGCTGTACCGAGAACCCGCGGGCAGGACGAGAATCGGTTGCCTTGCCCCTGTTACAGTTGAAGGGGCGCAGCGTCGTAGTTGTCGGCGGCGGCCCAGCCGGTCTGCAGGCCGCAGCTACCGCCGCGCAGCGGGGGCATCGGGTGACGCTATTCGAACGTGACGCCATTCTCGGTGGGCAGATCCGAACTGCCTGTGTGATGCCGGTTCGCCGGGAGCTGGGTGATCTGATTCGCAATCTCGAATCCGAATGCCGCAGAAGTGGTGTCACCATCGAACTCGATGCGGCAGTGACAGCGGAGAGATTGATCGAACTGGACCCGGATGTGGTGGTTGTGGCTACGGGAGCGAGGCCACTGCGTCCGGCGTGGGCGGGAGACGTACGCAGAGTGGTCGGTGTCCGCGATGTACTCGACGGGAAGATGCTGCCGACCGGTTCGGTGTTGGTATTCGACGAACTGGGGTTCCATCAGGGTGCATCGGTTGCGGAGTTCCTGGCAGATCGAGGGTGCACTGTCACGGTCGCCACTAACGGGATGGTGGTGGCCCAGGATTTGAGTATCACTCTGGATTTCGAAGGCTGGAACCGCCGGGCGCACGAAAAGTCGATAGTTCAGCGTACGGACCTGATGGTCACCGCGGTGCACGGCGAAGGGCCTGTGGCCGTCGAACTGGTGCACCATCCCACTGGAGTCTCCGAATCTGTGATCGTGGACTGGGTTGTGTTTGCGACGCAGCAGGAACCGGTGGATGAACTGTGGAAGGCGCTGCGTGGCAGTTCCTTCGAGGTCCACCGTATTGGTGATGCCCTGTCCCCGAGGCGTTCGCATAGCGCCGTCATCGAAGGTCACAGGGTTGCGCTGAACATCTAG
- a CDS encoding mycofactocin-coupled SDR family oxidoreductase: MTQVRSLEGRVAFITGAARGQGRSHAIRLAREGASIIAIDVCSAVAEHNTYDAATSEDFTETVRLVEAEGGKILAREADVRDSAALAAVVKDGVEQFGRLDIVVANAGVCNWNRFWEMSDEQWETLIDINLTGVWKTLKAAVPSIIEGGRGGSIVVISSVAGLKAMPGQAHYGSAKFGLVGLTQAAAKELGEYRIRVNSIHPYGVNTPMGVDQGALAVFQNYPQYLPNFTPILTETAFAEPDEISDTVVWLAGDGSRTVTASHIALDQGNSKV; encoded by the coding sequence ATGACCCAGGTACGTTCACTCGAAGGCCGTGTTGCATTCATTACCGGCGCGGCGCGTGGTCAGGGCCGCTCTCACGCAATTCGCCTGGCCAGGGAAGGCGCGTCGATCATTGCGATCGACGTCTGCAGTGCTGTCGCCGAGCACAACACGTACGACGCGGCTACCTCGGAAGACTTCACTGAAACCGTCCGTCTTGTCGAAGCCGAGGGTGGCAAGATCCTCGCGCGGGAGGCCGACGTCCGGGACAGTGCCGCGCTCGCTGCTGTGGTGAAGGACGGAGTCGAGCAGTTCGGTCGACTCGACATCGTGGTGGCAAATGCGGGCGTCTGCAACTGGAATCGATTTTGGGAGATGTCGGACGAGCAGTGGGAAACCCTCATCGACATCAATCTCACCGGTGTGTGGAAAACACTCAAGGCTGCGGTGCCGTCCATCATCGAGGGTGGTCGCGGCGGATCGATCGTCGTGATCAGCTCGGTCGCGGGACTCAAGGCGATGCCTGGTCAGGCGCACTACGGCAGTGCAAAGTTCGGTCTGGTCGGGCTCACTCAGGCGGCGGCAAAGGAACTGGGAGAGTACAGGATCCGCGTCAACTCCATCCATCCGTACGGGGTCAACACTCCGATGGGTGTTGATCAGGGCGCACTCGCCGTCTTCCAGAACTACCCGCAATATCTCCCGAACTTCACGCCCATTCTCACCGAGACCGCTTTTGCCGAGCCCGACGAGATCTCCGATACCGTCGTGTGGTTGGCCGGTGACGGGTCACGCACCGTGACAGCAAGTCATATTGCTCTTGATCAAGGTAACTCCAAGGTCTGA